A single region of the Raphanus sativus cultivar WK10039 chromosome 1, ASM80110v3, whole genome shotgun sequence genome encodes:
- the LOC108807801 gene encoding NADH dehydrogenase [ubiquinone] 1 alpha subcomplex subunit 13-B produces MTEAMIRKKPGMASVKDMPLLQDGPPPGGFAPVRYARRISNTGPSAMAIFLTVSGAFAWGMYQVGQGNKIRRALKEEKYAARRAILPILQAEEDERFVSEWKKYLDYEADVMKDVPGWKVGENVYNSGRWMPPATGELRPDVW; encoded by the exons ATGACGGAGGCGATGATAAGGAAGAAGCCGGGGATGGCGAGCGTAAAGGATATGCCGCTGCTTCAGGATGGTCCACCACCGGGTGGGTTCGCGCCGGTCCGATACGCTCGCCGGATATCCAACACGGGTCCTAGCGCCATGGCGATTTTCCTCACCGTTTCGGGTGCCTTTGCTTGGGGAATGTACCAGGTCGGGCAAGGAAACAAAATCCGCAG GGCGTTGAAGGAAGAGAAATATGCTGCTCGTAGAGCAATACTTCCCATTCTTCaagctgaagaagatgaaag GTTTGTGTCGGAGTGGAAAAAGTATCTGGACTACGAGGCCGATGTAATGAAGGATGTTCCGGGATGGAAAGTTGGTGAGAACGTTTACAATTCTGGTCGTTGGATGCCACCGGCCACTGGGGAACTCCGTCCTGATGTCTGGTGA